The Parus major isolate Abel chromosome Z, Parus_major1.1, whole genome shotgun sequence genome has a window encoding:
- the MBLAC2 gene encoding metallo-beta-lactamase domain-containing protein 2: MSALEWFAHKPLGGGIFWIQERFYESRNRANIWLVRGSERDVVIDAGLGLRSLPDYLRDAGLLASSEGAGPRPLLAVATHVHFDHSGGLQHFDEVAVHSAEAAALLHGDNYEAVTWLSDREVARPPRPGWSARQFRVQPIRPSRLLQEGDVISLGDRQLTVMHMPGHSRGSICLHDKDRKILFSGDVVYDGSMIDWLPYSRISDYVVSCQRLMELVDRGLVEKVLPGHFNMFGAERLYRLASNYISQAGVCHKISTCAMKSIASIALHVANSRITSQ; encoded by the exons ATGTCGGCGCTGGAGTGGTTCGCGCACAAGCCCCTGGGCGGCGGTATCTTTTGGATCCAGGAGCGCTTCTACGAATCGCGCAACCGGGCCAACATCTGGCTGGTGCGGGGCTCGGAACGAGACGTGGTGATCGACGCGGGACTGGGGCTGCGCAGCCTGCCCGACTACTTGCGCGACGCCGGGCTGCTGGCGTCGTCCGAGGGCGCCGGGCCGCGGCCGCTGCTGGCCGTAGCCACCCACGTCCACTTCGACCACTCGGGCGGGCTGCAGCACTTCGACGAGGTGGCGGTGCACAGCGCCGAGGCGGCGGCACTGCTCCACGGCGACAACTACGAGGCCGTGACGTGGCTGTCGGACCGGGAGGTGGCGCGGCCGCCGCGGCCCGGCTGGAGCGCACGGCAGTTCCGCGTCCAGCCCATCCGGCCCAGCCGCCTGTTGCAGGAGG GGGATGTGATCAGCCTTGGAGATCGACAGCTCACTGTCATGCACATGCCTGGTCATTCACGAGGCAGTATTTGCTTACATGACAAGGACAGGAAGATTTTGTTCAGCGGAGATGTGGTATATGATGGATCTATGATCGATTGGCTTCCCTACAGCAGGATCAGTGACTACGTTGTAAGCTGCCAGCGCCTGATGGAGTTAGTAGACAGAGGTCTTGTGGAGAAGGTACTACCTGGGCACTTTAACATGTTTGGAGCAGAAAGGCTGTATCGGTTAGCTTCCAACTACATTTCCCAAGCTGGAGTTTGTCACAAGATTTCTACCTGTGCTATGAAATCCATTGCAAGCATAGCACTTCATGTTGCAAATTCAAGAATCACTTCTCAGTGA
- the LYSMD3 gene encoding lysM and putative peptidoglycan-binding domain-containing protein 3: MAARGAGSGPQPPAVAQPLGGGHLYPFVSAESEGPEEEGEVSELRPRGREKVRRSASRDRLDDIVLLTKDIREGDTLNAIALQFCCSVADIKRLNNLINDQDFFALRSIKIPVKKFSVLTETHMSPKGKPALRPALCSPEVQETSLCDKFSANETAGNFLKEVDRDIEEIVKSNDTKRENLNEVVSALAAQQICFETDGKTKKCKDPYYGADWGIGWWTAVVIMLIIGIVTPVFYLLYYEVLVKADVSHHSPMESSHLFVTAVSRQKEIENGINPTNIMEVDNQGDIQH; the protein is encoded by the exons ATGGCCGCCAGAGGCGCCGGCAGCGGCCCGCAGCCGCCAGCCGTGGCGCAGCCGCTCGGTGGCGGTCACCTGTACCCCTTCGTGAGCGCGGAGAGCGAGGGGCCGGAGGAGGAGGGCGAGGTGTCGGAACTGCGGCCGCGGGGCAGGGAGAAGGTCCGGCGGAGCGCGTCGAGGGACAGGCTGGATGATATCGTCCTGCTGACGAAGGACATCCGGGAAGGGGACACGCTGAACGCGATCGcgctgcagttctgctgctcg gtTGCAGATATCAAGAGACTTAACAATCTTATCAACGATCAAGATTTTTTTGCCCTGAGGTCTATCAAAATTCCAGTGAAAAAGTTCAGTGTATTGACTGAAACGCACATGTCtccaaaaggaaaaccagctcTTCGGCCTGCTCTGTGTTCCCCAGAAGTACAGGAAACATCTCTTTGTGATAAATTCTCTGCTAATGAGACTGCTGGCAACTTCTTAAAAGAAGTCGATCGAGATATAGAAGAAATAGTGAAATCTAATGATACAAAGAGAGAGAATCTGAATGAAGTTGTTTCTGCTTTAGCAGCCCAACAGATCTGTTTTGAAACTGATGGTAAAACTAAAAAATGCAAGGATCCTTACTACGGAGCAGACTGGGGTATAGGATGGTGGACAGCAGTAGTGATTATGTTGATTATTGGCATAGTAACTCCAGTTTTTTATCTCCTGTATTATGAAGTTCTAGTGAAAGCAGATGTCAGTCATCATTCTCCAATGGAATCTTCCCATTTGTTTGTCACAGCAGTATCGCgtcagaaagaaatagaaaacgGAATAAATCCAACAAATATTATGGAAGTTGATAATCAAGGAGACATTCAGCATTAA